The Flexivirga oryzae genome has a segment encoding these proteins:
- a CDS encoding CaiB/BaiF CoA transferase family protein, with translation MSNSAAAADGAWQTHEGALSGLRVLDLTRVLSGPFASMILADLGADVIKVEDDRTGDDTRGWGPPFQGDDAAYFHAVNRGKRSLALDLKSDAGRAAALQLADTADVVLENFRPGTAARLGLGYEQLAQRNPTIVYGSVSGFGHTGPLHERAGYDAIAQAMSGIMSVTGETDGDSVRFGVAGADLAAGMWVTIGVLAALRSREQTGHGQHVDIALLDAETSWLTYVAQNYFASGNTPRRHGSAHPNIVPYQAFRTADGEIMIAVGNDALWRRFAPAVGLADLADDPAYATNADRVQRRETLLPLIETALKERTATEWAQLLTEAGIPVGPIHSVPDALSQPQLAAREMVVDLPHSTLGSVRTLGTPLKLSGTPAALRHASPVHGEHTASILESLRSPSTRATGSEHES, from the coding sequence ATGAGCAACTCCGCCGCGGCAGCCGACGGCGCCTGGCAGACCCACGAGGGCGCCCTGAGCGGTCTGCGAGTCCTCGACCTGACCCGCGTCCTGTCCGGACCGTTCGCCTCGATGATCCTCGCCGACCTCGGTGCCGATGTGATCAAGGTCGAGGACGACCGCACCGGCGACGACACCCGCGGCTGGGGACCGCCGTTCCAGGGTGACGACGCGGCCTACTTCCACGCCGTCAACCGCGGCAAGCGCTCGCTCGCACTCGACCTGAAATCGGACGCCGGCCGCGCCGCAGCCCTCCAGCTGGCTGACACGGCCGACGTGGTGCTGGAGAACTTCCGCCCCGGCACCGCTGCACGGCTCGGCCTCGGCTACGAACAACTCGCGCAACGCAACCCCACCATCGTGTACGGCTCGGTCAGCGGGTTCGGGCACACCGGACCGTTGCACGAACGCGCCGGGTATGACGCCATCGCCCAAGCGATGTCCGGGATCATGAGCGTGACCGGCGAAACCGACGGCGACTCAGTGCGATTCGGAGTCGCGGGTGCGGACCTGGCCGCCGGGATGTGGGTCACCATCGGGGTGCTGGCCGCCCTCCGCTCGCGCGAGCAGACCGGCCACGGCCAGCACGTGGACATCGCGCTGCTGGACGCCGAGACATCCTGGCTGACGTATGTCGCACAGAACTACTTCGCCTCCGGCAACACCCCACGACGCCACGGCTCGGCACACCCGAACATCGTGCCCTATCAAGCGTTCCGGACCGCCGACGGCGAGATCATGATCGCCGTGGGCAACGACGCGCTGTGGCGGCGGTTCGCACCGGCCGTCGGACTGGCCGACCTCGCCGACGACCCGGCATACGCCACCAACGCCGACCGGGTGCAACGCCGCGAGACCCTGCTCCCGCTCATCGAAACAGCCCTGAAGGAACGCACCGCCACCGAATGGGCGCAGCTGCTCACCGAGGCCGGCATACCCGTCGGACCGATCCACAGCGTCCCGGACGCACTCTCCCAGCCTCAGCTCGCCGCCCGCGAGATGGTGGTGGACCTACCGCACAGCACCCTGGGCAGCGTCCGCACGCTCGGCACCCCACTCAAGCTCTCCGGGACCCCGGCCGCGCTACGCCACGCATCACCGGTGCACGGCGAACACACCGCCTCGATCCTCGAGTCGTTGCGATCGCCGTCGACCCGTGCGACCGGAAGCGAGCACGAATCATGA
- the dhaK gene encoding dihydroxyacetone kinase subunit DhaK, which translates to MKKFINDPGDVVADALLGVAAAHPQLRVDHDHKIILRGDSPRPGKVGIISGGGSGHEPLHGGFVGVGMLDAACAGEVFTSPVPEPILTATKLVDGGAGVLHVVKNYTGDVMNFEMAAELAAAETGVDVASVVTDDDVAVQDSTWTAGRRGVGVTVLLEKIAGAAAEEGRSLTEVADVARRVNEQGRSMGVALTSCTVPAAGRPTFDLGPDDFELGVGIHGEPGRERRPMASAAEIAEMMVEPILADLPFRTGDAVIALVNGLGGTPLLELYIMFHEVDRILSAHGISIARSLVGNFITSLDMAGSSVTLLKADAEFLKLWDAPVNTPALRWGV; encoded by the coding sequence ATGAAGAAGTTCATCAACGACCCGGGTGACGTCGTCGCCGACGCCCTGCTGGGCGTGGCAGCCGCCCACCCGCAGCTTCGGGTCGATCACGACCACAAGATCATCCTGCGTGGCGACAGCCCGCGCCCGGGCAAGGTCGGCATCATCTCCGGCGGCGGCTCCGGCCATGAACCGTTGCACGGCGGCTTCGTCGGTGTCGGGATGCTGGACGCAGCCTGCGCCGGCGAGGTCTTCACCTCACCGGTGCCCGAACCCATCCTGACCGCCACCAAACTCGTCGACGGCGGGGCCGGCGTACTTCACGTGGTCAAGAACTACACCGGCGACGTCATGAACTTCGAGATGGCCGCCGAACTCGCGGCTGCCGAGACCGGTGTCGACGTCGCGTCGGTGGTGACCGACGACGACGTCGCCGTCCAGGACTCCACCTGGACGGCGGGCCGCCGTGGCGTCGGGGTCACCGTGCTGCTCGAGAAGATCGCCGGCGCCGCAGCCGAGGAGGGCCGCAGCCTGACCGAGGTCGCCGACGTGGCCCGGCGGGTCAACGAGCAGGGTCGCAGCATGGGAGTGGCACTCACGTCGTGCACCGTCCCGGCAGCGGGCCGACCGACCTTCGACCTCGGCCCCGACGACTTCGAGCTCGGCGTCGGCATCCACGGCGAGCCCGGACGGGAGCGGCGGCCGATGGCGTCGGCGGCCGAGATAGCCGAGATGATGGTGGAGCCGATTCTGGCCGACCTGCCGTTCCGGACCGGGGACGCGGTGATCGCGCTGGTGAACGGTCTGGGCGGAACACCGCTGCTCGAGCTCTACATCATGTTCCACGAGGTCGACCGCATCCTGTCCGCACACGGCATCTCGATCGCGCGGTCTCTGGTCGGGAACTTCATCACCTCCCTCGACATGGCCGGTTCGTCGGTCACCCTGCTCAAGGCCGATGCCGAGTTCCTCAAGCTGTGGGATGCTCCGGTGAACACTCCGGCGCTGCGATGGGGAGTCTGA
- a CDS encoding enoyl-CoA hydratase/isomerase family protein, with protein MTRIAVTTTGSVATITLGDGRRRNALREADWVRLDAEIARQCDDGRIHAIVLTGHGTTFCSGSDLSEWAGATAGDVEHSLTVIEQCLRRIELAPVPVIAAVEGVAAGAGCQLALACDIAVLAESARIGMPIARLGIQASPAFVARVSSRTGAASAADLYLTGRLLDAREARDVGLITRVVPDSETLRAAGEIAATVAAHPVAALSAAKHALRLVTRTDPATGGSDEVPAVALQEFHSAVDSFFARRTSA; from the coding sequence ATGACCCGGATCGCAGTGACCACAACGGGATCCGTCGCCACGATCACCCTCGGTGACGGCCGCCGACGCAACGCACTGCGCGAGGCCGACTGGGTGCGACTGGACGCGGAGATCGCTCGCCAGTGCGACGACGGACGGATTCACGCGATCGTCCTGACCGGGCACGGCACGACCTTCTGCTCGGGTTCCGACCTCAGCGAGTGGGCCGGCGCGACTGCCGGTGACGTCGAACACAGTCTCACCGTGATCGAGCAGTGCCTGCGCCGCATCGAGCTCGCACCCGTGCCGGTCATCGCTGCCGTCGAGGGGGTGGCGGCCGGCGCCGGATGCCAACTCGCCCTCGCGTGCGACATCGCCGTGCTCGCTGAGTCCGCCCGCATCGGCATGCCGATCGCCCGACTCGGCATCCAGGCCTCACCGGCGTTCGTGGCACGGGTCTCGTCGCGCACCGGCGCCGCGTCGGCCGCGGACCTCTACCTCACCGGGCGGCTGCTCGACGCACGCGAGGCACGCGACGTCGGGCTCATCACCCGCGTCGTGCCCGACAGCGAAACCCTCCGCGCTGCAGGCGAAATCGCCGCCACCGTCGCCGCCCATCCGGTCGCTGCGCTGTCGGCCGCGAAGCACGCGCTGCGGCTGGTCACCCGTACCGATCCCGCCACGGGTGGGTCCGACGAGGTCCCGGCTGTGGCCCTCCAGGAGTTCCACTCCGCGGTGGATTCCTTCTTCGCCCGCAGGACGAGCGCCTGA
- the ptsP gene encoding phosphoenolpyruvate--protein phosphotransferase, with protein MNAQGTAPASDNPSVGIVVVSHSRALAKAALGLASEMLHGRPLRIELAAGLDATSFGTDAAQVKTAIEAMDGPAGVVVLMDLGSAVLSAELALDLLDDQTMRERVVLSAAPIVEGLVVAAVAASGGASKEEVAAEAQAALLGKRAHLDNSETAAEQPGPTDTDVTGTFTVGNAHGLHARPAARLVSEVNRLDATVTLTNLTTGAGPVPAASLSRVATLGAEQGHQLRVAAAGPQAKEAVDHVVALAARQFDETESDGPPRGPATQTRPATGPVGVSPGIAIGPLRRFAAPEVDVVDTEIGEPGDEWRRVVEAIARVRKDIEHVRALTVREVGEDEAAIFDAHLGLLSDAEILGAVKRGVQRGEGALGAWSAALTRVENELANLSDGYLRGRAADVRAVGDQVRQVLAGVATGLDLAEGLLVARDLTPAQAAALDAERVHGVVLMAGSATSHAAILIRSRDIPLVVCAGTALAEVPDGTTLVVDGAAAEVLIDPPAQVVEQYRTRAAALVDQRRRDLASAAEPAATLDGTPVTVAANIGSVDDARTAANCGADEAGLVRTEFLFLGRDTAPSVEDQERHYAEIADALGGRRVTLRTLDVGGDKPLSYVTMPTEDNPFLGVRGLRLALEQPDLLHAQLAAISRVARRTPVNVMFPMISTLRELREARAALDRACGSDGLPGQLRVGMMVEVPAAALKVETFLPHLDFVSIGTNDLTQYTMAAERGNPGVARLSDPLDPAVLQLIDHVCRAGRGRALVAVCGEVASDPDAIPLLVGLGVQELSVAPRMVPRVKAQVRDLDVGHCAVLAKRALTLASAADVRALLG; from the coding sequence TTGAACGCGCAGGGGACCGCGCCCGCCTCCGACAACCCGAGTGTCGGCATCGTCGTCGTCTCGCACAGCCGCGCCCTCGCCAAGGCGGCACTCGGTCTGGCCAGCGAGATGCTGCACGGCCGTCCGCTCCGGATCGAGCTGGCGGCCGGACTGGACGCGACGTCGTTCGGCACGGACGCCGCGCAGGTCAAGACCGCGATCGAGGCCATGGACGGTCCCGCCGGCGTGGTGGTCCTGATGGACCTCGGAAGTGCGGTGCTGAGCGCCGAACTCGCGCTCGACCTGCTGGATGACCAGACCATGCGTGAGCGCGTCGTGCTGTCGGCCGCTCCCATCGTCGAGGGCCTCGTCGTCGCCGCAGTGGCTGCATCGGGCGGTGCCAGCAAGGAGGAGGTCGCCGCCGAGGCGCAGGCGGCGCTGCTGGGCAAGCGGGCGCACCTGGACAACTCCGAGACAGCTGCCGAGCAGCCGGGACCCACGGACACCGATGTCACCGGGACGTTCACCGTCGGCAATGCGCACGGCCTGCACGCACGGCCGGCTGCGCGACTCGTCAGCGAGGTCAACCGGCTCGATGCGACCGTGACGCTCACCAATCTCACGACCGGCGCCGGCCCCGTTCCTGCGGCGAGCCTGAGCCGGGTCGCGACGCTCGGTGCCGAGCAGGGGCATCAGCTGCGGGTCGCCGCGGCCGGGCCGCAGGCCAAGGAGGCGGTCGACCACGTCGTCGCGCTGGCGGCCCGGCAGTTCGACGAGACGGAGAGTGACGGTCCGCCGCGCGGTCCGGCGACGCAGACCCGGCCGGCCACCGGGCCGGTGGGTGTCTCGCCCGGCATCGCCATCGGACCACTGCGGCGGTTCGCCGCACCGGAGGTCGACGTCGTCGACACCGAGATCGGCGAGCCCGGCGACGAGTGGCGCCGGGTGGTCGAGGCGATCGCCCGCGTCCGCAAGGACATCGAGCACGTCCGTGCGCTGACCGTGCGCGAGGTCGGTGAGGACGAGGCGGCCATCTTCGATGCGCACCTCGGGCTCCTCTCGGACGCCGAGATCCTCGGAGCGGTCAAACGGGGCGTGCAGCGCGGCGAAGGTGCGCTCGGCGCCTGGTCGGCGGCGCTGACCCGGGTGGAGAACGAGCTCGCGAACCTGTCCGACGGCTACCTGCGTGGCCGAGCCGCGGACGTGCGCGCGGTCGGTGACCAGGTGCGCCAGGTGCTCGCCGGTGTGGCGACCGGGCTGGACCTGGCAGAGGGCCTCCTGGTCGCACGCGACCTCACTCCCGCGCAGGCCGCAGCGCTGGATGCCGAACGCGTGCACGGCGTCGTCCTGATGGCCGGCAGCGCCACCTCGCACGCCGCGATCCTGATCCGCTCCCGCGACATACCGCTCGTGGTCTGCGCGGGGACCGCACTGGCCGAGGTCCCGGACGGGACGACCCTGGTGGTAGATGGCGCGGCCGCGGAGGTCTTGATCGATCCGCCGGCTCAGGTGGTCGAGCAGTACCGGACCCGGGCCGCGGCGCTGGTCGACCAGCGACGCCGCGATCTCGCGTCGGCTGCCGAGCCCGCGGCGACGCTCGACGGCACGCCGGTCACCGTCGCCGCGAACATCGGATCGGTCGACGACGCACGGACGGCCGCGAACTGCGGCGCCGACGAGGCCGGCCTGGTGCGCACCGAGTTCCTCTTCCTCGGCCGCGACACCGCCCCGAGCGTCGAGGACCAGGAGCGGCACTACGCCGAGATCGCCGACGCGCTCGGCGGGCGGCGGGTCACCCTGCGGACCCTGGATGTCGGTGGCGACAAACCCCTTTCGTACGTCACCATGCCTACGGAGGACAACCCGTTCCTCGGTGTCCGTGGGCTCCGGCTGGCCCTGGAGCAGCCCGACCTGCTGCACGCCCAACTTGCGGCCATCTCCCGGGTCGCTCGGCGAACACCGGTCAACGTGATGTTCCCGATGATCTCGACGCTGCGGGAGCTGCGGGAGGCACGCGCGGCACTGGACCGGGCCTGCGGGTCCGACGGGCTCCCGGGCCAGTTGCGCGTCGGGATGATGGTCGAGGTCCCTGCGGCCGCGCTGAAGGTCGAGACCTTCCTGCCCCACCTCGATTTCGTGAGTATCGGGACCAACGATCTGACGCAGTACACGATGGCGGCCGAGCGCGGGAACCCCGGCGTGGCCCGGCTCTCCGACCCGCTCGATCCCGCTGTGCTGCAACTGATCGACCACGTATGCCGGGCCGGCCGGGGGCGGGCACTGGTGGCGGTCTGCGGCGAGGTGGCATCGGATCCGGACGCGATACCGCTCCTCGTGGGTCTCGGGGTCCAGGAGCTCAGCGTCGCGCCACGCATGGTGCCGAGGGTCAAGGCGCAGGTGCGTGACCTCGACGTCGGTCACTGCGCCGTGCTGGCCAAGCGGGCGCTGACGCTGGCGAGTGCCGCGGACGTGCGAGCGCTGCTCGGGTGA
- a CDS encoding MFS transporter, with protein MSSQTGSDLSALRRRAVIASTVGTTIEWYDFFLYGTAAALVFPKIFFPSSSNFAGVLESFATLFVGFAARPVGAAIFGHFGDRVGRKATLVTTLMLMGAATVLLGVLPGTASIGIAAPALLVLLRVAQGIGVGGEWGGSVLMSMEWGSEKRRGLMASWPQLGVPIGLLLSTAMMKLMGAVTTDAQFDSWGWRVPFLASIVLVAIGMYVRLRVQESPEFAEIKRTEQVVKQPLLQVIREQPREILTSAFVRMSEQAPFYLFITFVLTYGTKHLDLDKGELLNDTLIAAALGLVSVPLFGHLSDRFGRRVVYGIGIVASAVFAFPYFGLLNTKNSGLILLAIVLSLVFHDMQYGPQAALIAESFGTGLRYSGAGIGYQLASVIAGGPAPLIAAAILRSTGSSVGISWYIVGCCVLAFGALVLMPRRDTAAASTHSPVVPEKAATTNGAAA; from the coding sequence ATGAGCTCCCAGACCGGATCCGACCTGTCGGCGCTACGCCGTCGGGCGGTCATCGCCAGTACCGTCGGGACCACCATCGAGTGGTACGACTTCTTCCTGTACGGGACCGCCGCAGCGCTGGTGTTCCCGAAGATCTTCTTCCCCAGCAGCTCCAACTTCGCCGGCGTGCTGGAGTCGTTCGCGACGCTGTTCGTCGGATTCGCGGCACGGCCCGTCGGCGCCGCGATCTTCGGACACTTCGGCGATCGGGTCGGCCGGAAGGCCACCCTGGTCACCACCTTGATGTTGATGGGCGCGGCCACCGTGCTGCTCGGCGTGCTGCCCGGCACCGCCAGCATCGGTATCGCCGCCCCGGCGCTGCTGGTGTTGCTGCGGGTGGCGCAGGGCATCGGCGTCGGCGGCGAGTGGGGCGGCTCGGTGCTGATGTCGATGGAGTGGGGCTCCGAGAAACGGCGCGGCCTGATGGCGTCCTGGCCCCAGCTCGGCGTGCCGATCGGGTTGCTGTTGTCCACGGCGATGATGAAGCTGATGGGCGCGGTGACCACGGACGCACAGTTCGACTCGTGGGGCTGGCGGGTTCCCTTCCTGGCCAGCATCGTGCTGGTCGCCATCGGCATGTATGTGCGACTGCGCGTGCAGGAGAGCCCCGAGTTCGCCGAGATCAAGCGCACCGAGCAGGTCGTCAAGCAGCCGCTGCTGCAGGTCATCCGCGAGCAGCCCCGCGAGATCCTCACCTCGGCGTTCGTGCGTATGTCGGAGCAGGCCCCGTTCTACCTGTTCATCACCTTCGTGCTGACCTACGGCACCAAGCACCTCGACCTGGACAAGGGTGAGCTGCTCAACGACACCCTCATCGCGGCCGCCCTCGGACTTGTCTCGGTGCCACTGTTCGGGCACCTGTCGGATCGCTTCGGGCGCCGAGTCGTGTATGGCATCGGCATCGTCGCGTCGGCGGTGTTCGCCTTCCCGTACTTCGGGCTGCTCAACACCAAGAACTCCGGGCTCATCCTGCTCGCGATCGTCCTGTCCCTGGTCTTCCACGACATGCAGTACGGCCCGCAGGCGGCGTTGATCGCCGAGAGCTTCGGCACCGGTCTGCGCTACTCCGGCGCCGGCATCGGCTACCAGCTGGCGTCCGTCATCGCCGGCGGCCCCGCGCCGCTCATCGCGGCCGCGATCCTGCGGAGCACCGGCTCCAGCGTCGGCATCAGCTGGTACATCGTCGGCTGCTGTGTCCTGGCCTTCGGCGCGCTCGTGCTGATGCCGCGCCGCGACACCGCCGCGGCGAGCACCCACTCCCCCGTGGTCCCCGAGAAGGCGGCCACCACGAACGGCGCGGCGGCATGA
- a CDS encoding IclR family transcriptional regulator domain-containing protein encodes MIQSVDRAIRVLTALQGARRLSLAELATRLELAPSTTHGIVRTLVEHGMVVQERGSSRYQLGPAVLRLGNVYLDTLELRSRAIPWAEDLATRTGLAVRTGVLLLDDVIIIHHEPRADGTRQMPEVGIVIPAHASALGKAILAFSPDDSERVLGAGELRSMTGETLTSPADLQAQLSAVRTTGVAREQDEAVLGESAVASPIFDTSGSVVGAIGVVLSGASTKDPADEVRSAARAVSRELGAQSWPVLPSAQ; translated from the coding sequence GTGATCCAGTCGGTCGACCGCGCCATCAGGGTTTTGACAGCGCTCCAGGGTGCGCGGCGGCTGAGCCTCGCCGAGCTCGCGACGCGGCTGGAACTCGCCCCCTCGACGACTCACGGCATCGTGCGCACCCTCGTCGAGCACGGCATGGTGGTGCAGGAGCGCGGATCGAGCCGCTATCAGCTCGGGCCGGCGGTGCTGCGCCTCGGCAACGTCTACCTCGACACGCTGGAGCTGCGCTCCCGTGCCATCCCGTGGGCCGAGGATCTGGCCACCCGCACGGGTCTCGCGGTGCGGACCGGCGTGCTCCTCCTGGACGACGTGATCATCATCCACCACGAGCCGCGCGCCGATGGAACCCGCCAGATGCCGGAGGTCGGCATCGTCATACCCGCCCACGCGAGCGCACTCGGCAAGGCGATCCTGGCGTTCTCCCCGGACGACAGCGAGCGGGTTCTCGGCGCCGGCGAGCTGCGCAGCATGACCGGCGAGACGCTGACGTCACCCGCGGACCTTCAGGCACAGCTGTCGGCCGTGCGCACGACCGGGGTCGCACGCGAACAGGACGAGGCGGTGCTCGGGGAGAGCGCCGTTGCCTCCCCGATCTTCGACACCTCGGGCTCCGTGGTCGGGGCCATCGGCGTCGTGCTGTCCGGCGCATCGACCAAGGACCCCGCGGACGAGGTGCGATCGGCCGCCCGGGCAGTCTCGCGCGAGCTCGGCGCACAGAGCTGGCCGGTCCTTCCGAGCGCCCAGTAG
- the mftF gene encoding mycofactocin biosynthesis glycosyltransferase MftF (Members of this protein family, MftF, are glycosyltransferases, members of PF00535 (glycosyl transferase family 2). The encoding gene is found as part of the mycofactocin cassette, in Mycobacterium tuberculosis, many other Actinobacteria, and occasional members of other lineages. Mycofactocin itself, a putative redox carrier, is a heavily modified derivative of the C-terminal Val-Tyr dipeptide of the mycofactocin precursor MftA (TIGR03969).), whose translation MSEPDRLPPGFTVKLGTWTHRCTDGRTLYGDAGTLLRLRPAAVDRIDGDGVVRVGDATSATLARVLLDRGMAEPMWDDAPGVAGLDDITLVIPVRDRADGVDRLLAQCGGVRAIVVDDGSREPDELRAVCDHYGARVVRHEQSRGPSAARNSGLALVRTDLVAFVDSDIVLGAGDLVELRRHFADPRVGLVAPRILGLVEDGGVLHRYEAACSSLDLGDQPALVRPHARVSYVPSAMMLARKAALGNGFDEAMQVAEDVDLVWRLSRDWAIRYEPAVRVRHEHRTRLREWFGRKLLYGTGAAPLAARHGRAVAPVVLTPWTAAVTAGLLAQRRWSPVLIGGSTVALWFSLRRRFGFAEDPSGSATALTKVAMRSTLEQAGAVVTRHYAPVTLALLPFSARARRAYAVSAVVAGLVDYRRTRPTLDPVRFVGLRTLDDLAYGLGVWKGVIDARSPGALIPLVRSGLRSASTADGR comes from the coding sequence GTGTCTGAGCCCGACCGCCTGCCACCGGGTTTCACGGTCAAGCTCGGCACCTGGACGCATCGCTGCACCGACGGCCGGACCCTGTATGGCGACGCCGGCACCCTGCTGCGGCTGCGCCCGGCCGCGGTCGACCGCATCGACGGTGACGGCGTGGTTCGTGTCGGGGACGCCACGTCGGCGACCCTGGCGCGGGTGTTGCTGGACCGGGGGATGGCCGAGCCGATGTGGGACGATGCCCCGGGCGTGGCCGGCCTGGACGACATCACCCTGGTGATCCCGGTGCGTGACCGTGCGGACGGGGTCGACAGGTTGCTCGCGCAGTGCGGGGGAGTGCGGGCGATCGTGGTGGACGACGGGTCACGCGAGCCCGACGAGCTGCGCGCCGTGTGTGACCACTACGGCGCCCGGGTCGTTCGGCACGAGCAGTCCCGAGGTCCGTCGGCGGCACGCAACAGCGGTCTGGCACTGGTGCGGACCGACCTGGTCGCGTTCGTCGACTCCGACATCGTGCTGGGCGCCGGAGACCTGGTCGAGCTCCGGCGGCACTTCGCCGACCCGCGGGTCGGTCTGGTGGCGCCCCGCATCCTGGGCCTGGTGGAGGACGGCGGTGTGCTGCACCGCTACGAAGCGGCCTGCTCGTCCCTGGACCTCGGGGACCAGCCCGCGCTGGTGCGTCCGCACGCGCGGGTCTCGTACGTGCCGAGTGCGATGATGCTCGCCCGGAAAGCCGCCCTGGGCAACGGTTTCGACGAAGCGATGCAGGTGGCCGAGGACGTCGACCTGGTATGGCGGTTGTCCCGCGACTGGGCGATCCGCTACGAACCCGCGGTCCGGGTACGGCACGAGCACCGCACGCGGTTGCGTGAGTGGTTCGGCCGCAAGCTGCTCTACGGCACCGGCGCAGCACCGCTCGCGGCGCGGCACGGCCGGGCCGTCGCGCCGGTGGTGCTCACGCCGTGGACCGCAGCGGTGACGGCCGGCCTGCTGGCGCAACGGCGGTGGAGCCCGGTGCTGATCGGCGGGTCCACCGTGGCGCTGTGGTTCAGCCTGCGACGGCGCTTCGGCTTCGCCGAGGATCCGTCCGGCTCGGCAACCGCGCTGACGAAGGTGGCGATGCGGTCCACGTTGGAGCAGGCGGGCGCGGTCGTCACCAGGCACTACGCGCCGGTCACCCTTGCGCTGCTGCCGTTCTCGGCGCGCGCCCGGCGGGCCTACGCGGTGTCCGCCGTCGTCGCGGGTCTGGTCGACTACCGCCGCACGCGGCCGACACTCGACCCGGTCCGGTTCGTCGGTCTGCGCACCCTGGACGACCTGGCCTACGGGCTGGGCGTGTGGAAGGGCGTCATCGATGCCCGCTCGCCCGGCGCCCTGATCCCGTTGGTGCGCTCCGGGCTCCGGTCGGCGAGCACTGCCGACGGCAGGTGA
- the dhaL gene encoding dihydroxyacetone kinase subunit DhaL has product MTMVSTVGGASGPLYGTFFLRAGTALGEATAASAQQFGSALRAGLEGVVARGKAQAGDKTMYDALAPAVDAYEVSVAAGFDIPDALDRARVAAATGRDATTAMRARKGRASYLGERSVGHQDPGATSAALLFAAAAEALSR; this is encoded by the coding sequence ATGACGATGGTCTCCACCGTGGGCGGCGCCAGCGGCCCGCTCTACGGGACGTTCTTCCTCCGGGCGGGCACGGCACTCGGCGAGGCCACCGCGGCGTCGGCGCAGCAGTTCGGTTCGGCACTTCGGGCCGGGTTGGAGGGTGTCGTCGCCCGCGGGAAGGCACAGGCAGGAGACAAGACGATGTATGACGCGCTCGCGCCGGCGGTCGACGCCTACGAGGTCTCGGTCGCAGCGGGTTTCGACATACCCGACGCACTGGACCGGGCGCGGGTCGCAGCGGCCACGGGCCGCGACGCGACCACTGCCATGCGTGCCCGCAAGGGTCGCGCCAGCTACCTCGGTGAGCGCAGCGTCGGACACCAGGATCCCGGAGCGACCAGCGCCGCCCTGCTGTTCGCAGCCGCCGCCGAAGCCCTGTCCCGTTGA
- a CDS encoding aldo/keto reductase produces MSVAKLGLGLAAVGRPAYITSGRAGDLGGDRSPESLRRRAAQVLDAGYDAGIRYIDVARSYGLAESFVASWLADHPDLDVVVASKWGYTYVGGWRIADDITHEVKDHSGSAFDKQLQESLVLLGANLRVYQVHSVTPDSPVLIDRTLQEALARLRDREIRVGFSTSGPRQADVIRAALDISVGGRRLFEVVQSTWNLLEQSAETALTEASRLGLDVVVKECLANGRLVDDTDETDDPDPRLPELRAVAQRLGIGLDQLAMATALAAPWADHVLCGAVTTEQVERARAAAAFVLPGESIVAARAVPQDAEQYWHDRSARPWA; encoded by the coding sequence ATGAGCGTGGCCAAGCTCGGACTGGGCCTCGCGGCGGTGGGCAGGCCCGCCTACATCACCAGCGGGCGAGCCGGTGACCTCGGTGGAGATCGGTCCCCGGAGTCGTTGCGCCGGCGGGCCGCGCAGGTGCTGGATGCGGGGTACGACGCGGGTATCCGCTACATCGACGTGGCCCGCTCGTACGGGCTCGCCGAATCGTTCGTGGCGAGCTGGCTGGCCGATCACCCCGACCTCGACGTCGTGGTCGCCTCGAAGTGGGGCTACACCTACGTCGGGGGCTGGCGGATCGCCGACGACATCACGCACGAGGTGAAGGACCACTCGGGATCGGCCTTCGACAAGCAACTCCAGGAGTCGCTGGTCCTACTCGGGGCGAATCTGCGGGTCTACCAAGTGCATTCGGTGACCCCGGACAGCCCGGTCCTGATCGACCGGACGCTCCAGGAGGCACTGGCCCGGCTGCGGGACCGCGAGATCCGCGTGGGCTTCTCGACCTCGGGACCGCGCCAGGCGGACGTGATCCGGGCGGCGCTGGACATCTCGGTCGGAGGGCGCCGGCTTTTCGAGGTCGTGCAGTCGACGTGGAACCTGCTGGAGCAGTCGGCGGAGACGGCCCTCACCGAGGCATCGCGGCTCGGCCTCGACGTCGTCGTCAAGGAATGCCTCGCCAACGGCCGGCTCGTCGACGACACCGATGAAACCGACGACCCGGACCCGCGGCTGCCGGAACTGCGGGCCGTGGCTCAGCGACTGGGGATCGGGCTCGACCAGCTGGCGATGGCGACGGCGCTGGCGGCTCCGTGGGCCGACCACGTTCTGTGTGGTGCCGTCACCACGGAACAGGTCGAACGGGCGCGCGCAGCGGCGGCCTTCGTGCTGCCCGGCGAGTCGATCGTTGCCGCGAGAGCGGTGCCGCAGGACGCGGAGCAGTACTGGCACGACCGGTCGGCGCGGCCCTGGGCGTGA